Sequence from the Gemmatimonadaceae bacterium genome:
GCCGTCCGCTTCGTGCTGCTGGTGACGGCCGGCATATTCGCCGTCTTCTGCCTCATTGACTGGATGGTGAGAACGCGCCGCATCAACCTTTTCGGATCGCTCGCGCGCTTCTCGCGCTCGAAGATCGATCCGGTGCTCGAGCCGATCGAGCGCCGGGTGGTGGCTGCCGGCGGCAATCCGGTGAGCGCGCCACTGTGGGCGCTCGCCGCGGCGGTGATCGGCGGAATCCTCCTCATCAGCGTACTCGATTTCATCCGTGCCGAGCTGATCGGGCTGGCTTTCGCGATGCAGACCGGGCCGGGCGGACTGTTCAAGCTCGTCGTCGCGTGGGCGTTCGATTTCCTCAGGATCGCGATTCTGGTGCGGGTGGTGAGCTCGTGGCTGCCCGTGTCGCCGTACTCGCCCTGGATCCGCTGGTCCTATGCGGTGAGCGAGCCGATCCTGCGGCCCCTGCGCCAGGTGATTCCCGCGATGGGTCCCATGGACATCACCCCCATCATCGCGTATTTCCTTGTCGGGTTTCTGCAGGGAGCGGTGCTCCGGCTGCTGTGACCAGCGTGGCTGTCACGACCGCGCGAGGATGCATTCGATTCGCCGTGCACGTTCAACCGCGCGCATCGCGAACTGAAATTGTCGGCGTGCATGGAACGGCGCTGAAAGTGCGGCTCCATGCGCCTCCCGTGGATGGCGCCGCGAATACAGCGCTTATCGAGCTACTCGCGGACAAACTCGGCGTTCCGAAGCGCGCTGTGCGCATCGTCGCCGGGCAGTCATCGCGTGGAAAGACTGTGGAGATAGAAGGCGTATCACCCGCGAGCGTGCACGCGCTCGCAGAAGGAGAGGGGATCTCATAGTGGCATCCATACTCGTCGTAGGCCCCGACACCGCTCTGCTGGAAGGAATTTCCCAGACGCTGGTCGGCGCGGATCATAAGGTCGTGGTGGCGAGAGACGT
This genomic interval carries:
- a CDS encoding YggT family protein, with the protein product MASGIALFDQILGAVRFVLLVTAGIFAVFCLIDWMVRTRRINLFGSLARFSRSKIDPVLEPIERRVVAAGGNPVSAPLWALAAAVIGGILLISVLDFIRAELIGLAFAMQTGPGGLFKLVVAWAFDFLRIAILVRVVSSWLPVSPYSPWIRWSYAVSEPILRPLRQVIPAMGPMDITPIIAYFLVGFLQGAVLRLL
- a CDS encoding DUF167 domain-containing protein — translated: MAVTTARGCIRFAVHVQPRASRTEIVGVHGTALKVRLHAPPVDGAANTALIELLADKLGVPKRAVRIVAGQSSRGKTVEIEGVSPASVHALAEGEGIS